In SAR202 cluster bacterium, one genomic interval encodes:
- the modA gene encoding molybdate ABC transporter substrate-binding protein: protein MVFAASSLTEAFTEIKDAFEKVHLGYAVTYNFAGTPTLRTQIEQGARADVFASANEQQMEAAIRFGVIEGEPVLFASNRLVVVTPKGSDVVASLQDLARPGVKLVLALRDVPVGGYAREAIAEMGASGRFGEGFEGRALGNLVSEEVNVRQALSKVALGEADASIVYATDVTPEIRSRVDAIDIPDSYNVIALYPMAAVKGAAHKTAAELFIDFVLSAEGQSILSKHGFGGALS from the coding sequence ATGGTGTTCGCAGCGTCTTCGCTTACCGAGGCATTTACTGAGATTAAAGACGCCTTCGAAAAGGTCCACCTCGGATATGCCGTAACCTACAATTTCGCGGGAACGCCGACGCTGCGCACGCAAATCGAGCAAGGAGCCAGGGCGGACGTTTTCGCCTCGGCAAACGAGCAACAGATGGAGGCGGCTATTCGGTTCGGCGTCATCGAGGGCGAGCCGGTGCTGTTCGCGTCTAACCGGCTGGTGGTGGTGACGCCGAAGGGGAGCGATGTGGTTGCCAGCCTTCAAGACCTGGCTAGGCCGGGGGTAAAGCTGGTGCTGGCGCTGAGAGATGTGCCGGTGGGCGGGTACGCGCGAGAGGCCATCGCAGAGATGGGGGCGTCGGGGCGGTTTGGGGAAGGGTTCGAAGGGAGGGCGCTGGGGAACCTGGTGTCGGAGGAGGTGAATGTGCGGCAGGCGTTGTCGAAAGTGGCACTGGGCGAAGCGGACGCCAGCATTGTATATGCCACCGACGTCACGCCGGAGATTCGGTCAAGGGTGGACGCGATAGATATACCAGACTCCTATAACGTCATTGCCCTTTACCCTATGGCGGCAGTGAAGGGAGCGGCCCATAAGACTGCCGCTGAGCTTTTCATCGACTTTGTTCTCTCGGCGGAGGGCCAGAGTATTCTGTCCAAGCATGGGTTTGGCGGGGCGCTATCATGA
- the modB gene encoding molybdate ABC transporter permease subunit yields the protein MTNGVAGRLRVMNPLLVLGGLVMALYLAFIGLPIVSLIVEAVGEENFLDSFTSTIAYQSLRLSLITTAISLAIIVVLGTPFAYLLARSRHWTLRVVDSLVELPIVLPPVVAGLAMLMAFGRRGLLGPGLEDIGVTISFSTVAVLFAQIFVSAPFYIRAAKIGFEGVERDYEDVSQTLGVSPWRTFWRLTLPMAWPVLAGGAVLAWARALSEFGATIMFAGNFIGETQTMPLAILSAMESNIPAALALAVMLTVISAVFLLGLRLVYRAPMWGRR from the coding sequence ATGACGAACGGCGTCGCGGGCAGGCTGCGGGTTATGAACCCCTTGCTGGTCTTGGGCGGACTGGTGATGGCGCTGTACCTGGCGTTTATCGGACTACCGATCGTGTCGCTGATTGTGGAGGCTGTGGGCGAGGAGAACTTTCTGGATAGTTTCACCAGCACTATCGCTTACCAGTCTTTGAGGCTCTCGCTAATTACCACGGCTATAAGCCTGGCGATAATCGTGGTCTTGGGCACGCCCTTTGCTTACCTTCTGGCCCGCAGCCGGCACTGGACGCTGCGAGTGGTAGACAGCCTGGTGGAACTGCCAATAGTGCTGCCGCCAGTGGTAGCAGGGCTAGCTATGCTCATGGCCTTTGGTCGTCGAGGGTTGCTGGGGCCGGGGCTGGAGGACATAGGCGTGACTATTTCTTTCAGCACGGTGGCGGTGCTTTTCGCCCAGATATTCGTGTCAGCGCCTTTTTACATACGAGCGGCCAAGATAGGGTTTGAGGGGGTAGAGAGGGACTACGAGGACGTGTCGCAGACGCTGGGGGTATCGCCGTGGCGGACCTTCTGGCGGTTGACGCTGCCGATGGCGTGGCCGGTGCTGGCGGGGGGCGCGGTGCTGGCCTGGGCGCGGGCGTTGTCCGAATTCGGGGCTACTATTATGTTTGCCGGCAACTTCATCGGCGAGACCCAGACCATGCCGCTGGCTATCCTGAGCGCCATGGAGAGCAACATCCCAGCGGCGCTGGCCCTGGCGGTGATGCTGACGGTTATCTCGGCGGTGTTCCTACTGGGACTGCGGCTGGTCTATCGCGCGCCGATGTGGGGGCGGCGATGA
- the modC gene encoding molybdenum ABC transporter ATP-binding protein — translation MIRGWIRHNAGGFSLESRLEAAAGSILVLFGASGSGKSLTLKAIAGLIRPREGRIEIGERVVLDHERGVWLPAHLRRVGYVPQDYQLFPHLDVAGNIAYGLNGKKAAEGKERVGELVQQFEMQGMERRRVWELSGGQRQRVAVARALASTPAALLLDEPFAALDTELRRSLRTELRDVLRAAGVPVVLVTHDKEEALAMGDAVVVMDNGRVSAQGEPVEVLGHPTQSRVARLTGVENLIEMTVEETHSMEGTMTCARGVFRLEAPLSDARWGQKVTLGIRASDIILASEEPKGLSARNRLPGRVVSVEAHGAGYEVTLDCGAPLRCHVTQGAIRELGIKPGAQLWAVIKASSIFLVG, via the coding sequence ATGATTCGAGGGTGGATACGGCATAACGCTGGCGGCTTCAGCCTGGAAAGCCGGTTGGAGGCGGCTGCGGGGTCCATACTAGTGCTGTTCGGAGCGTCCGGGTCGGGAAAGAGCTTGACGCTTAAGGCCATCGCCGGGCTGATAAGGCCTCGTGAGGGGCGAATCGAGATTGGGGAGAGAGTTGTGCTTGACCATGAGCGGGGCGTTTGGCTGCCAGCACACCTCCGGAGGGTTGGATACGTGCCGCAGGACTACCAATTATTTCCTCACCTGGATGTGGCAGGAAACATTGCGTACGGGCTGAACGGGAAGAAGGCAGCGGAGGGGAAGGAACGAGTGGGAGAACTTGTGCAGCAGTTCGAGATGCAGGGAATGGAGAGGAGGCGGGTGTGGGAGCTGTCCGGGGGGCAGAGGCAGCGGGTGGCAGTGGCGCGAGCGCTGGCGTCGACACCGGCGGCGTTGCTATTGGACGAGCCTTTCGCAGCGCTGGACACCGAGCTGCGACGGAGCCTGCGTACGGAGCTCAGGGATGTCCTCAGAGCGGCCGGCGTGCCGGTGGTCCTGGTCACACATGATAAAGAGGAGGCGCTGGCGATGGGGGACGCTGTAGTAGTGATGGACAATGGGAGGGTATCAGCACAAGGCGAACCGGTAGAGGTATTGGGGCATCCGACTCAGAGCAGGGTGGCGCGGCTGACAGGCGTGGAGAACCTCATCGAGATGACGGTGGAGGAAACCCACTCCATGGAGGGGACCATGACCTGCGCCAGGGGTGTGTTCAGGCTGGAAGCGCCGCTGTCGGATGCGAGGTGGGGACAGAAGGTTACCCTGGGCATCAGGGCGTCGGACATTATACTAGCGTCGGAGGAGCCGAAGGGCCTGTCGGCGAGAAACCGGCTGCCTGGGAGGGTGGTATCGGTGGAGGCGCATGGGGCTGGGTACGAGGTGACGCTGGACTGCGGCGCGCCGCTGCGATGCCATGTGACCCAGGGGGCCATAAGGGAGCTGGGTATAAAGCCCGGGGCGCAGTTATGGGCGGTCATAAAGGCATCATCTATATTCCTGGTAGGGTAG
- a CDS encoding MFS transporter, with product MPQSHYRNLKEDAVASSSPSSTPQPTPKPGPIARLLVSFHIADYRRLWTYNVLASIGMSMEMLAQGWLVLEITDSAFWVGAVTGIRGIGQIGFGPLGGVVADRFDRRRVLQGVQTTRALMLFAIGLLVALDSIELWHLLAVAVIEGLLHATVLPSNGTLLFDIVGRQRLLNAVASQYMAFNIAKLVGSVVVGVLIDTIGLHVAYFVIAGAYGCSPISLSFIKTKASGVRSRQSMLANLQAGLQYVGGHKTIRRILGFSVLIEGFGFAHQTMLPVVARDVLDVGGVGLGFLSAAGGVGALVGAVFMGSLGDFRAKGLILLVFSAVVGVSLILFGLSPWYATSLILAGLIQTSLVAYDSTLNVTLQLMSDDAMRGRVLGLVGFIYGFTPVGGFIYGALASWYGAPLALATGGGLILAGWISVLVPTTALREPTEPSAPAEAKSPG from the coding sequence ATTCCACAATCCCATTATCGCAATCTGAAGGAGGACGCGGTGGCGTCCTCTAGTCCTTCAAGCACACCTCAGCCGACGCCAAAGCCTGGTCCTATTGCACGACTGCTGGTCTCATTCCACATAGCGGACTATCGCCGCCTGTGGACTTACAACGTGCTGGCTTCCATAGGCATGAGCATGGAGATGCTGGCGCAGGGGTGGCTGGTGCTGGAGATCACAGATTCGGCCTTCTGGGTGGGAGCGGTTACGGGGATACGCGGCATTGGACAGATTGGCTTTGGACCGCTGGGCGGGGTGGTGGCGGACCGGTTCGACCGGCGGCGGGTGCTGCAAGGGGTACAGACAACTCGCGCTCTGATGCTCTTCGCCATAGGCCTACTGGTGGCCCTGGACAGCATTGAGCTGTGGCACTTGCTGGCGGTGGCGGTAATCGAGGGGCTGCTTCACGCGACGGTGCTGCCGTCCAACGGGACGCTGCTGTTCGACATTGTCGGGCGGCAGAGGCTGCTCAATGCTGTCGCCAGCCAGTACATGGCCTTCAATATCGCCAAGCTGGTGGGGTCGGTGGTTGTGGGAGTACTCATCGACACCATAGGCCTCCACGTCGCGTATTTTGTCATCGCGGGGGCATACGGCTGCAGCCCTATATCGCTGTCGTTCATCAAGACCAAGGCTTCAGGCGTCCGCTCGCGACAGTCCATGCTCGCCAATTTGCAAGCGGGCCTGCAATATGTGGGCGGACACAAGACTATCCGACGGATTCTGGGATTCTCGGTCCTTATCGAGGGTTTCGGGTTTGCGCATCAGACCATGCTGCCGGTGGTAGCGCGGGATGTCCTGGATGTAGGTGGTGTGGGGCTGGGATTCCTGTCGGCGGCAGGGGGTGTGGGGGCGCTGGTAGGGGCGGTGTTCATGGGGAGCCTGGGGGACTTCCGGGCCAAAGGGCTGATTTTGCTGGTCTTCAGCGCCGTGGTGGGCGTAAGCCTCATCCTCTTTGGGCTGTCGCCGTGGTACGCGACGTCGCTAATCCTGGCGGGGCTGATACAGACCAGCCTGGTGGCCTACGATTCGACATTGAACGTCACTCTCCAGCTTATGTCCGACGATGCCATGCGTGGGCGGGTGCTGGGGCTGGTGGGGTTCATATACGGGTTCACGCCGGTGGGCGGGTTTATATATGGCGCACTGGCGAGCTGGTATGGCGCCCCCCTGGCCCTGGCTACGGGCGGCGGGCTTATTCTGGCGGGGTGGATCAGCGTGCTTGTCCCGACGACGGCGCTGCGCGAACCCACGGAACCTTCGGCGCCTGCGGAGGCGAAGAGTCCTGGATAG
- a CDS encoding MFS transporter, with amino-acid sequence MRKTAAFWNMSSIHFLGCVGHAIILVYLIPLAVQEGISLVMAASLLTVMSGVSVISRLLTPMLSDRYGPRLVMSACYFLQGVTVFILFWSHDPWTFYLFAVAFAVGYGGESGGFPILNRKYYGHAPMGSPYGFQMLGAGLGMALGGWVGGVIFDMTGGYEWALVISIAASVGGAISILLLERTDHMLIPEWEKQAAHQASVAAQPAASHMAAGDS; translated from the coding sequence ATGCGCAAGACCGCCGCCTTCTGGAACATGTCCTCCATCCACTTCCTCGGCTGCGTCGGCCACGCCATCATCCTGGTCTATCTCATACCCCTGGCCGTTCAGGAAGGTATATCCCTGGTCATGGCCGCCAGCCTCCTGACCGTCATGTCCGGCGTCAGCGTTATATCCCGCCTCCTGACCCCCATGCTCTCCGACCGATACGGCCCTAGGCTGGTAATGTCGGCTTGCTATTTCCTCCAGGGCGTGACCGTCTTTATCCTCTTCTGGTCCCACGACCCGTGGACCTTCTACCTCTTCGCCGTCGCCTTTGCCGTCGGTTACGGCGGTGAGTCTGGCGGCTTCCCCATCCTCAATAGAAAATACTACGGCCATGCCCCCATGGGCAGCCCCTACGGCTTCCAGATGCTGGGCGCGGGCCTTGGCATGGCCCTGGGCGGCTGGGTCGGCGGCGTTATCTTCGATATGACCGGCGGCTACGAATGGGCCCTGGTTATCTCCATCGCCGCCAGCGTCGGCGGGGCTATTAGCATCCTTCTCCTGGAACGCACCGACCACATGCTTATCCCCGAATGGGAGAAGCAAGCGGCACACCAAGCCAGCGTAGCCGCCCAACCCGCCGCCTCCCACATGGCCGCCGGCGACTCCTAA
- a CDS encoding MFS transporter, giving the protein MFRKSNGHKAVAATAPYPPTDRAVYWHYAWVIVAIVSVMQMVGASTQMAFGVFIQPLSDNFGWGQGSITLAYAISSIVTALASPLAGWMGDRYGGRRTLALGSILFVIGMVLTGIINELWQLYLAFGFLIGIAKAIFLVPLIPASMAWFRRHLGLGMGVVMAGWGAGPALVAPLMGWMIGDLGWQTLSGSPPPGPAPSWRLWCCSSLPRPPFRHRRPPLRRPAHRPSRAAPNPRQGSR; this is encoded by the coding sequence ATGTTCAGAAAATCCAACGGCCATAAGGCCGTCGCGGCCACGGCCCCGTACCCGCCTACCGACCGGGCAGTGTACTGGCACTACGCCTGGGTCATCGTTGCCATCGTCTCCGTTATGCAGATGGTCGGCGCCTCCACCCAGATGGCCTTCGGCGTCTTCATCCAGCCTCTCAGCGATAATTTCGGCTGGGGCCAGGGATCTATAACCCTGGCCTACGCCATCTCCAGCATCGTCACCGCCCTGGCGTCGCCCCTGGCGGGCTGGATGGGCGATCGTTACGGCGGACGAAGGACCCTGGCCCTGGGCAGCATCCTCTTCGTTATCGGCATGGTGCTGACCGGCATAATAAACGAGCTGTGGCAGCTCTACTTGGCCTTCGGGTTCCTCATCGGCATCGCCAAAGCCATATTCCTGGTGCCGCTGATTCCTGCCTCCATGGCCTGGTTCCGACGGCACCTGGGACTGGGTATGGGAGTGGTCATGGCGGGATGGGGGGCCGGGCCGGCCCTCGTCGCGCCCCTCATGGGCTGGATGATCGGCGACCTAGGCTGGCAAACTCTTTCTGGGTCACCGCCGCCTGGTCCGGCGCCATCATGGCGATTATGGTGCTGCTCTTCTCTTCCGCGACCGCCCTTCCGACATCGGCGCCCTCCCCTACGGCGCCCGGCCCACCGACCCTCCCGAGCCGCCCCGAACCCCCGACAAGGTTCGCGCTAG